A region from the Triticum urartu cultivar G1812 chromosome 1, Tu2.1, whole genome shotgun sequence genome encodes:
- the LOC125509273 gene encoding putative leucine-rich repeat-containing protein DDB_G0290503 isoform X1: protein MFKSARWRGAGKAKAVFKLQFHATQVPELGWESMMVVVTPQDVGRPTARTERAEVADGACRWPAPIFEATKLPSGKAAAGDKIYQFLVYETGSAKAALLGEATVNMADYAEAFKPSAVTLLLKGSPAPGALLHVTIQRVVGGAGGGCGDDGSENGDTAKSSPRRTLQSQLSRCEDEEAEKARSLAADSMSPVHDGLVISKPPGMRFPLRRNMPASVEPASHLHNANGFDAVSLSGSDGSSGRFTPKTSANMHSTFLQDATNVLSPFANNATSRNPLSSGDWSGSSAPDASTDGSTSNSGETGLRGAEDDVEKLRSEIGTLTRKLDVSDMELQTLRKQIVKESRRGQDLSKEMSSLRDERDALRRECEGLRGMKKTIHDANGSGKRLSDGEDPWSQVEELKQELGHEKNLNADLRVQLQKMQESNSELLLAVKDLDEMLEQKNRDMSILQEETVEDPQEAQYEHALSNVHSAGHKMDMSETSSYQEKEDELMLDALVKKSDGITSSELQEKILELSDEIELYKKDREDLEMQMEQLALDYEILKQENHDISSRLEQTQLREQLRMQYECSAHLSIISDLEANVENLENELQEQSQRLEADIAEVLAAKVEQEQRAIKAEESLRKARWNNATTAERLQEEFKSLSSQVSSAFSANERLLVQARKEAAELQLQKSQLEELLQKAHEDAASVQEQHRVKIQQLLTLVDFKSNEIDRLVVELKSKSDEFENQKRSDESKLNDLSEEIEQLKAKIDKLSAERDNLVERNEQKDMELAANGEKDMVLQDKTAEITLLNKELALLKDQMQSYLEELDTLKRSKSERDETIGKLQITIGSLKLQYDNMKNSLSTKEAEKSNLASQVLKLRRALESREGAKENGVTSDTTDNNQHANSKRIKHDTLSTGNGDAAPSSNGHSNGHDTRAAAEQSSKELESMREMNKAMQQELNELHERYSEISLKFAEVEGERQQLVMTVRTLKNSLR from the exons atGTTCAAGTCGGCGAGGTGGCGCGGCGCCGGCAAGGCCAAGGCCGTGTTCAAGCTGCAGTTCCACGCCACCCAG GTGCCGGAGCTGGGGTGGGAGTCCATGATGGTGGTGGTGACGCCGCAGGACGTCGGCCGGCCCACGGCGCGGACGGAGCGCGCGGAGGTCGCCGACGGCGCCTGCCGCTGGCCCGCACCGATCTTCGAGGCCACCAAGCTCCCCTCCGGCAAGGCGGCCGCCGGCGACAAGATCTACCAGTTCCTCGTCTACGAGACC GGGTCGGCCAAGGCGGCGCTGCTCGGGGAGGCGACGGTGAACATGGCCGACTACGCGGAGGCGTTCAAGCCGTCGGCGGTGACGCTCCTCCTCAAGGGCAGCCCCGCGCCCGGCGCGCTGCTGCAC GTGACCATCCAGCGGGTGGTGGGTGGTGCCGGCGGTGGGTGCGGTGACGACGGGAG TGAGAACGGCGACACGGCAAAGTCTTCTCCACGGAGGACGCTGCAGAGCCAGCTGAGCCGGTGCGAGGACGAGGAAGCCGAGAAGGCGAGGTCGCTTGCTGCCGATTCGATGAGCCCTGTGCAT GATGGATTGGTGATAAGCAAACCACCAGGGATGAGGTTTCCCTTGAGAAGAAATATGCCGGCATCTGTTGAGCCAGCCAGCCACCTCCACAATGCCAATGGCTTTGACGCCGTTTCGTTGTCGGGTTCAGATGGGAGCTCAGGAAGATTCACTCCCAAAACCAGTGCCAACATGCATAGCACATTTCTTCAGGATGCGACCAATGTCCTCTCGCCTTTTGCCAACAATGCTACCTCGAGAAACCCGTTGAGCTCTGGTGACTGGTCAGGAAGCTCAGCTCCTGATGCTAGCACTGATGGGTCGACGAGCAACTCGGGTGAGACGGGGTTGAGAGGTGCAGAGGATGATGTAGAGAAGCTGAGAAGTGAGATAGGGACTTTGACACGTAAACTGGATGTCTCAGACATGGAGTTGCAGACACTCAGAAAGCAAATTGTGAAAGAGAGCAGGCGAGGGCAAGATCTTTCCAAGGAAATGAGTAGCTTGAGGGATGAGAGGGATGCACTCAGAAGAGAATGTGAAGGCCTTAGAGGGATGAAGAAGACGATCCATGATGCAAATGGATCAGGTAAACGGTTGTCAGACGGGGAAGATCCCTGGTCTCAGGTTGAGGAGCTGAAGCAAGAGCTGGGCCATGAGAAGAACTTAAACGCAGATCTACGTGTACAGCTACAGAAAATGCAGGAATCCAACTCTGAGCTGCTTCTGGCTGTGAAGGATCTCGATGAAATGCTGGAGCAAAAGAACAgagatatgtccattttgcaagAAGAAACAGTAGAGGATCCCCAGGAGGCACAATATGAGCATGCACTGTCAAATGTGCACAGTGCTGGACACAAGATGGACATGTCTGAAACAAGCTCGTACCAAGAGAAGGAGGACGAGCTTATGCTGGATGCATTGGTGAAGAAGAGTGACGGCATCACTAGTTCGGAACTACAAGAGAAGATTCTTGAACTGAGCGATGAAATCGAGCTGTACAAGAAAGACCGTGAGGATCTTGAGATGCAAATGGAGCAGCTTGCACTTGATTATGAGATTCTGAAGCAAGAGAACCATGACATCTCTTCGAGGCTTGAACAAACACAACTGAGAGAGCAGCTAAGGATGCAGTATGAGTGTTCAGCACATTTGTCTATAATAAGTGATCTTGAGGCCAATGTCGAGAATCTGGAGAATGAACTCCAGGAACAATCTCAAAGATTAGAGGCTGATATAGCAGAAGTACTGGCTGCCAAGGTTGAGCAAGAGCAGAGGGCCATAAAGGCCGAGGAGTCTCTGAGGAAGGCGCGGTGGAACAATGCTACCACTGCCGAGCGACTTCAGGAGGAATTCAAGAGTCTATCTTCACAAGTATCTTCTGCTTTCAGTGCCAATGAACGGCTGCTTGTGCAAGCAAGAAAAGAGGCTGCAGAACTACAGCTGCAGAAGAGCCAGTTGGAAGAGCTACTGCAGAAGGCCCACGAAGATGCCGCATCAGTCCAAGAACAACACCGGGTGAAGATTCAGCAGTTACTTACCCTAGTGGATTTCAAGTCAAATGAGATAGATAGGCTAGTGGTGGAGCTCAAGAGCAAGAGCGACGAGTTCGAGAACCAGAAGAGAAGTGATGAGTCAAAGTTAAATGATCTATCAGAAGAAATTGAACAGCTCAAAGCCAAGATTGACAAGCTATCAGCTGAGAGAGACAATCTCGTGGAAAGGAATGAGCAGAAAGACATGGAATTGGCGGCAAATGGTGAAAAGGACATGGTCTTGCAAGACAAAACTGCTGAAATTACTTTGCTCAATAAAGAGCTTGCATTGCTCAAGGACCAGATGCAGTCATATTTGGAGGAGCTAGACACTCTGAAACGCTCCAAGAGTGAAAGGGATGAGACAATAGGGAAGCTACAAATAACTATTGGATCGTTGAAACTCCAGTACGACAATATGAAGAACTCGTTGTCCACAAAGGAGGCTGAGAAAAGCAACCTTGCTTCTCAGGTGCTGAAGCTGAGAAGAGCTCTTGAAAGCAGGGAAGGTGCCAAGGAAAATGGTGTCACTTCAGATACGACG GATAATAACCAGCACGCTAATTCGAAGCGCATCAAGCACGACACCCTCAGCACCGGTAACGGTGACGCCGCGCCAAGCTCCAACGGACACAGCAATGGCCACGACACGAG GGCCGCTGCTGAGCAGTCCTCAAAGGAGCTGGAGTCTATGAGGGAGATGAACAAGGCGATGCAGCAAGAGCTCAACGAGCTGCACGAGCGGTATTCGGAGATAAGCCTCAAGTTCGCGGAGGTGGAAGGCGAGAGGCAGCAGCTGGTGATGACGGTGCGGACGCTGAAGAACTCGCTGAGATGA
- the LOC125509273 gene encoding putative leucine-rich repeat-containing protein DDB_G0290503 isoform X2, with product MSPVHDGLVISKPPGMRFPLRRNMPASVEPASHLHNANGFDAVSLSGSDGSSGRFTPKTSANMHSTFLQDATNVLSPFANNATSRNPLSSGDWSGSSAPDASTDGSTSNSGETGLRGAEDDVEKLRSEIGTLTRKLDVSDMELQTLRKQIVKESRRGQDLSKEMSSLRDERDALRRECEGLRGMKKTIHDANGSGKRLSDGEDPWSQVEELKQELGHEKNLNADLRVQLQKMQESNSELLLAVKDLDEMLEQKNRDMSILQEETVEDPQEAQYEHALSNVHSAGHKMDMSETSSYQEKEDELMLDALVKKSDGITSSELQEKILELSDEIELYKKDREDLEMQMEQLALDYEILKQENHDISSRLEQTQLREQLRMQYECSAHLSIISDLEANVENLENELQEQSQRLEADIAEVLAAKVEQEQRAIKAEESLRKARWNNATTAERLQEEFKSLSSQVSSAFSANERLLVQARKEAAELQLQKSQLEELLQKAHEDAASVQEQHRVKIQQLLTLVDFKSNEIDRLVVELKSKSDEFENQKRSDESKLNDLSEEIEQLKAKIDKLSAERDNLVERNEQKDMELAANGEKDMVLQDKTAEITLLNKELALLKDQMQSYLEELDTLKRSKSERDETIGKLQITIGSLKLQYDNMKNSLSTKEAEKSNLASQVLKLRRALESREGAKENGVTSDTTDNNQHANSKRIKHDTLSTGNGDAAPSSNGHSNGHDTRAAAEQSSKELESMREMNKAMQQELNELHERYSEISLKFAEVEGERQQLVMTVRTLKNSLR from the exons ATGAGCCCTGTGCAT GATGGATTGGTGATAAGCAAACCACCAGGGATGAGGTTTCCCTTGAGAAGAAATATGCCGGCATCTGTTGAGCCAGCCAGCCACCTCCACAATGCCAATGGCTTTGACGCCGTTTCGTTGTCGGGTTCAGATGGGAGCTCAGGAAGATTCACTCCCAAAACCAGTGCCAACATGCATAGCACATTTCTTCAGGATGCGACCAATGTCCTCTCGCCTTTTGCCAACAATGCTACCTCGAGAAACCCGTTGAGCTCTGGTGACTGGTCAGGAAGCTCAGCTCCTGATGCTAGCACTGATGGGTCGACGAGCAACTCGGGTGAGACGGGGTTGAGAGGTGCAGAGGATGATGTAGAGAAGCTGAGAAGTGAGATAGGGACTTTGACACGTAAACTGGATGTCTCAGACATGGAGTTGCAGACACTCAGAAAGCAAATTGTGAAAGAGAGCAGGCGAGGGCAAGATCTTTCCAAGGAAATGAGTAGCTTGAGGGATGAGAGGGATGCACTCAGAAGAGAATGTGAAGGCCTTAGAGGGATGAAGAAGACGATCCATGATGCAAATGGATCAGGTAAACGGTTGTCAGACGGGGAAGATCCCTGGTCTCAGGTTGAGGAGCTGAAGCAAGAGCTGGGCCATGAGAAGAACTTAAACGCAGATCTACGTGTACAGCTACAGAAAATGCAGGAATCCAACTCTGAGCTGCTTCTGGCTGTGAAGGATCTCGATGAAATGCTGGAGCAAAAGAACAgagatatgtccattttgcaagAAGAAACAGTAGAGGATCCCCAGGAGGCACAATATGAGCATGCACTGTCAAATGTGCACAGTGCTGGACACAAGATGGACATGTCTGAAACAAGCTCGTACCAAGAGAAGGAGGACGAGCTTATGCTGGATGCATTGGTGAAGAAGAGTGACGGCATCACTAGTTCGGAACTACAAGAGAAGATTCTTGAACTGAGCGATGAAATCGAGCTGTACAAGAAAGACCGTGAGGATCTTGAGATGCAAATGGAGCAGCTTGCACTTGATTATGAGATTCTGAAGCAAGAGAACCATGACATCTCTTCGAGGCTTGAACAAACACAACTGAGAGAGCAGCTAAGGATGCAGTATGAGTGTTCAGCACATTTGTCTATAATAAGTGATCTTGAGGCCAATGTCGAGAATCTGGAGAATGAACTCCAGGAACAATCTCAAAGATTAGAGGCTGATATAGCAGAAGTACTGGCTGCCAAGGTTGAGCAAGAGCAGAGGGCCATAAAGGCCGAGGAGTCTCTGAGGAAGGCGCGGTGGAACAATGCTACCACTGCCGAGCGACTTCAGGAGGAATTCAAGAGTCTATCTTCACAAGTATCTTCTGCTTTCAGTGCCAATGAACGGCTGCTTGTGCAAGCAAGAAAAGAGGCTGCAGAACTACAGCTGCAGAAGAGCCAGTTGGAAGAGCTACTGCAGAAGGCCCACGAAGATGCCGCATCAGTCCAAGAACAACACCGGGTGAAGATTCAGCAGTTACTTACCCTAGTGGATTTCAAGTCAAATGAGATAGATAGGCTAGTGGTGGAGCTCAAGAGCAAGAGCGACGAGTTCGAGAACCAGAAGAGAAGTGATGAGTCAAAGTTAAATGATCTATCAGAAGAAATTGAACAGCTCAAAGCCAAGATTGACAAGCTATCAGCTGAGAGAGACAATCTCGTGGAAAGGAATGAGCAGAAAGACATGGAATTGGCGGCAAATGGTGAAAAGGACATGGTCTTGCAAGACAAAACTGCTGAAATTACTTTGCTCAATAAAGAGCTTGCATTGCTCAAGGACCAGATGCAGTCATATTTGGAGGAGCTAGACACTCTGAAACGCTCCAAGAGTGAAAGGGATGAGACAATAGGGAAGCTACAAATAACTATTGGATCGTTGAAACTCCAGTACGACAATATGAAGAACTCGTTGTCCACAAAGGAGGCTGAGAAAAGCAACCTTGCTTCTCAGGTGCTGAAGCTGAGAAGAGCTCTTGAAAGCAGGGAAGGTGCCAAGGAAAATGGTGTCACTTCAGATACGACG GATAATAACCAGCACGCTAATTCGAAGCGCATCAAGCACGACACCCTCAGCACCGGTAACGGTGACGCCGCGCCAAGCTCCAACGGACACAGCAATGGCCACGACACGAG GGCCGCTGCTGAGCAGTCCTCAAAGGAGCTGGAGTCTATGAGGGAGATGAACAAGGCGATGCAGCAAGAGCTCAACGAGCTGCACGAGCGGTATTCGGAGATAAGCCTCAAGTTCGCGGAGGTGGAAGGCGAGAGGCAGCAGCTGGTGATGACGGTGCGGACGCTGAAGAACTCGCTGAGATGA